The DNA segment ACCAGACGGCGATCATCTATGACAGTCCGGTAACTGGTGCAATACAGAAGTTCACGTATCGGGAACTTCTTGATCAGGTTTCACGGTTTGCCGGTGCTCTAAAAACTATGGGAGTCACCAAGGGCGATACGGTCATTATCTATATGCCGATGATCCCGCAGGCAGCCATCGCAATGCTTGCCTGTGCGCGTCTGGGGGCTATTCATTCGGTGGTATTTGGAGGTTTTGCTCCTCACGAGCTTGCGATACGCATTGATGACGCAAAGCCCCGGGTCATCATCTCCGCATCCTGCGGCATAGAGGTAAAGAAGATCATCGAGTATAAATCGATGCTGAATAAGGCCATTGAACTGGCTGAATATAAGCCGGAAAAATGCGTGATCTTCCAACGTCCCCAGGTTACTGCCGAGCTTATCCCGGGGCGTGATTTTGACTGGGACGAGATAGCGGCAAAGGCAGAACCGGCGGACTGCGTGCCGGTCATGGCGACTGACCCGCTCTATATCCTCTATACCTCGGGAACCACCGGCAAGCCAAAAGGCATTGTGCGCGACAACGGCGGCCATGCCGTTGCTCTGCGGTGGAGCATGGAAAATATCTATGATACAAAACCGGGTGAGGTTTACTGGGCAGCCTCTGATGTGGGCTGGGTAGTCGGCCACTCTTATATCGTGTATGCCCCGCTCCTGGCTGGATGTACCACAATACTTTATGAGGGAAAGCCGGTCGGTACCCCTGATCCGGGAGCATTCTGGCGCGTCATCTCGGAACACGGGGTGAAGACCCTTTTCACTGCGCCGACTGCATTCCGGGCGATAAAGAGGGACGATCCCCAGGGTGAATATCTGAAAAAATATGATCTGTCTAATTTTAAATATCTTTTCCTTGCCGGTGAGCGGCTCGATCCTGATACGTATCACTGGGCACACAACCTTCTTCACCGGCCAGTGGTTGACCACTGGTGGCAGACAGAGACTGGGTGGCCGATCACCGCTAACTGTATGGGTATAGAACAATTTCCTCTTAAGCCCGGTTCGTCGACCAAGCCTGTTCCGGGATTCGATGTCCAGATACTCGACCCCAGCGGCAAGGTTCTCGGCCCGACCGAGGAGGGTCTTGTCGTCGTCAAACTGCCCCTGCCTCCGGGCACGCTGCCTACACTTTGGCAGGCTGATGAGAGATTCCTACAGTCATATACCAAGGTATATCCCGGTTACTATTTCACGAGTGACGGCGGGTTCAGGGATGAGGACGGGTATGTCTTTATCATGGGCCGCGTTGATGATGTGATCAATGTAGCAGGCCATCGTCTTTCGACCGGTGAGATGGAAGAGATCATTTCCCAGCACCCGGATGTTGCAGAATGCGCAGTCTTTGGTGTTCATGATTCGCTGAAGGGGCAGGTCCCGTTCGGCCTTGTGGTCCTGAAATCCGGTGTCAAGACAGATGACAGCGTTATGAAAAAAGGACTCGTAGGCATGATACGCGAAAAGATTGGCCCCATTGCCTGCTTTAACGAAGCTGCAGTGGTCGGAAGGCTGCCGAAGACCCGGTCGGGAAAAATTTTAAGAGGCACGATGAGAAAAATAGCAGATGGTGAGCCGTATTCAATGCCATCGACCATCGAGGACCCTGCAGTTCTTGGTGAAATAGAGGAAACGCTCAGAAAAGCGGGGTATGCAAACAAGAAATAAGATGGTTGTAAGTATGAAGACATTTGCTTATTAAATCCCTCCTATCCTCTCCCCATCCGGGGACAAGCCTTTGCCAAAGGGAGGTATCATACCCCTCTTTGGCAAAGAGGGGTGAGGGGAGATTTTTGAAGTGTCGGTTTACCTATGAACTTAGTAGCAAGAGGGATAAAAACAACCTTAATGTTATCTATCTTTTGTGAAAAAGAACAATGCGGTTGGTATTGGTGCCGTCGGTATTATTGCTGACACCCCAGATATTTGAGGTCTTGGTAAATTCCTGCATATTGATAACGATCCCTTCGCAGGAGAAGCCTGCATCGATGCCGAGGGGCACCACATATTCATCGAGTCTGATGGTGCCCTTTCTTACCTCACCCACTTCAAAGGCTACCCATCCGTCCTGCCTGGTGATGCGATACAGTTCATGAAAGACCCTGCCCATGATTATTGACCACTCTGTTATTGATTTCGGCGTGGAGATCCCGTCTGCGATCCTTTCAGCATCCATGCCATTAAACCAGCACCTGAGCCAGTTGTCCTTTGAATAGGTGACGATGTCCAGAAAGGGCGGCGACGTCACGGTCAACTGAACGGTTTTTGATCCTATCTCAGGTGTTGCGGCGGCATCTTTCGTCAAAAATAACGCAGTGTTCCCTGCCTTGTTCAGGGAGTTCTTCTGTTCTTCCGTTACATTTTTGAGCAGGGTTCTCGTTTTTTTCAGGATTATCGCTTTTACATCTCTGTATTCCGGCGTCTGTTGTCGTTGTTTATTGATCCTGACCTGTTCATGCCGTGTGATTGCCTGATTGGGCGGAAACGTGTACACAGAGAAAAAGCCTGAGGAGTGGCCGGTCAAGCGGTTCGTGGCAACCATGCGGATCCATCTGTCTGTCATGTCTTCAGATCCGTCTTCTTTTCTTTTGAGCAGATACTGCTTGAGAGACAGGATCTCTGTCAGCGTATCAGGATGATAGAACATCGATAGATTTAGGTCAGACTTGATCCGCTTCCTGAATTTGATCTGATTCAGGCGTTCCGCGATATCCTCAATACGGGGAACAAAGAAACGTGGCATTGCCAGTATCTGATTAAGCGGATTTATATCATTCGAGATGATTCTGCGCGAAAGAATTCCTGCCTCGATGACGGTCGTGCCTCTCCCGCTGAAAGGATCGTAAACAAAATCGTTCTTGTTCGTCAGAAGGTCGATGAAAAAGGCAGGCAACTGCGGCTTGAAGCATGCCCTGTACGATATCTCGTGAATTGAAGATGCCTGCCGCTGTTTTGCAGTCCAGAATTCGTTGATATACTGCGGTATCTGATGCCCATGAAGACAAACTGTCCGTATATGCGGTCTCGCTGAATTCTGTTGGAGTGGAGCAGAACCTGACCTATTGGTGAACTGACTCAAAAATGCTGAAACAGTCTTTGTATTGGCTTTTGTGCTGCTCATGCGGTCAGTCCTATCATAAAGAGATAACTGGCGGAGAGGGGGGGATTCGAACCCCCGATGGAGTTGCCCCCATAACGATTTTCGAGACCGCCGCCTTCAACCGCTCAGCCACCTCTCCGAAGGGACTATTTTACCGTAAACGTATTTGCAATTGAAACCGGGCAGAGAAATAAGCTGCGGTCCGCAATCTTTTCCGGCCTTAACGTCTTAATACTGTAATGCGAAAGGCAGAAACTCCGTATTGTCCTGTCAGTGGAAAGCCTGTTCTTTTACCTGGATCACGGTCAAGGGCATTGAGCTTACAAGCTCCCTGTCGAGATAGTGTTCTATCCAGTAGGTGCCTGGCGCTGAAAATTCAATATTCAGATGCAGGGAGATATCGCGGTGTTTGTGATGGGCATCGCTCATCGTAATGCGGGAGACGGTTTCCCTGAGCGTGGTCTTCCTGTCAGGGGACAGGAGTCTTGTCATTACTTCGAATTCCCCTCTGCCGTCAGTCCATTCTGACATCAGGGCAAGTCTGGGGTGCAGGACCGGAAAACTGATTGCATAGATGTTTTCAAAAAGTCCCATCAGGCTGATCTTGCCCCCCTGTTCCTGCCTGACATCGTCGCAGACGATTGTGTAGCTGAGCGATGGTTTCATGCTATCTGTCATTAGTGACCCCTTTGCGATAGAGATAATGCTGATTTCATATTCTACCGTGAGCCTGAAAGAAACAACAAGAAGCTGCGCACGGCATGGCCCATGAACTGATGAGTCAGGATGGCGGCGCTGAACATGCAGGAGGATTTCTGGTATTACGTTCCGGACAAACGGTAAAATATGATTATGATCATCGATGCAAGAGCAAAAGACTTGGCTGACGCCCTGAAGCAGCTGAAAGAGCTTTTTTCTTCTCATGATAATGAGACAGACCCTCTTGAGATTCTGGTCCGTGACAAGAAGGATGCCGGCGAGATAAGGGCCTTTGCTTCCATGACCGGCTTCAAGACAGCACTCTATCATGAGGACGGCTATTACAGGATTACTGTTATCGGCGCGTCATGCGGGTGCCACGGGTAGATCAATGAGCGCTCCGCTGCAGAAGAATGAGTGTGTTGTGGTCCTGGGCGCAGGCCTTACGGGTCTGTCGGCCGGCTCTGTTCTTGCCCGTGCCGGGTACGGCGTTAAGGTGGTCGAGGCCGATGCTGCTGTAGGCGGCCTTTCAAGGACCATACAGCACAACGGGTACAGGTTTGACCTTGGGGGGCACCGGTTCTTTACGACCGATGAAGGGTTGAATCGTTTTGTCCGTGACCTTATGCAGGACGAACTGATCACGGTCTCGCGTTCGAGCAAGATCTTCATGCGGGACAAGTTTCTTGACTATCCCCTCAGACCCGCAAACGCTTTTTTCGGTCTCGGCATATTGACCAGTCTCAGGATCCTCGCTGATTTCGGTCTTGAAAAATGCAGGGGACTGATCAGTCAGAATAAATGCGTTTCCCTTGAGGATTGGGTGATAAGAAACTTCGGCCGCACCATGTTCGATATTTATTTTAAGGTGTACAGCGAAAAGGTCTGGGGTATCGATTGCAGCAGGATCAGCGCTGAATGGGTTGACCGCCGGATAAACGGTCTTTCTCTTGCGAAGGCCCTGAAAAATGCCTTCTTCAGGGTCAGCGGAAAGAAGATCCCGACCCTTGTTGATGAGTTCTTCTATCCGAAGCTCGGTATCGGCAGGATATCTGAAAGACTTAAAGATGAGATCGAAGTCGTCAATAGCGTTCTTCTTGATACCAGGGTCGAGGCTATCCACCACGACCAAAACGAGATCAGCGGCATTGTTGTGAGGCATCAGGAGCATACTGATGTCATAACCGGCAGGCAGTTCATATCGAGTCTGCCCCTGACACAGGTCATCAATATGCTCTGCCCCGCGCCGCCGCAGCATATCCTTGACGCCGCAGCCAGGCTCAGGTTTCGGGATCTTGTTGTTGTTGCGCTTATGGTGGACAAGAAACGGGTTACGGATCAGACGTGGATCTATATACCGGAAGAGAAGATCCCCTTTGGCAGAATTCACGAGCCGACGAACTGGTCTGATATGATGGCGCCTGAGGGAAAGACCCTGCTGGTGATCGAATATTTCAGTTTTAAAGGCGACAGGATATGGAGTGATACGGATGAGCACCTTGTGGAGGTGACGCTCGATCATCTTGAAACGCTCGGTTTCCTGAAAAGCAGTGATGTCTGTGACAGCGTGGTCGTTCGCGTTCCAAAGGCATATCCGCTTTTTGAAGTGGGGTACCGAGAGCTCTGCGAAGAGCTGTATGCATATCTCGGACAGTTCAAAAATCTTCATATTGCAGGGAGGTCAGGCATGTTCCGCTATTACAACATGGACCATGCCATTGAGTCAGGTATCAGAGCTGCAGAGACGCTTATCAACAGGGGAATGGCTTCAGGAGTGGCCGCAGAAGATGATGTTCTGTTGGCGGGCTGCGAAGGATGAGATGCGCTCTGGTCATCCCGTCCTGGATTCCGGAAGAGATCTTTTCCTCAAAGACTGCGGCATCCCAGATCAACTACTGGCAGCCTCTCGGAACTCTTTATGTTGCCGCTGTGCTGAGAGAAGCAGGCCATGAGGTTATCTTTGTTAACGGTGCATTTACGAAGCATGAGCAGCTTCTGGCCGAGATCAGCTCTTTCAATCCCGCATTTGTAGGCATCTATTCCACTACCTTTGGCTGGAATAAGGCAAAGAGGACAGCGGAAGATATACGGCGAATTCTGGAACTTTCAAATAGACAAGTAAACTCAAATGGCAAGAATAATCCCCCCTCGCCCCCCTTTAGTAAAGGGGGGAAGGGGGGATTTGGTGATGTCTTTATCTGCGCCGGCGGGCCTTACCCGATAGCACTGCAGGAGAAGTGCCTTGACGATGCGGGCGATCTCTTTGACGCTATCGTTACTGGCGAGGGAGAGCTGACCTGTCTTGAGATAATGCAGCGGCTTGAATCTGGCATGGGACTTCAAGGTGTTGCCGGCGTCGTATATCGTGAAAAAGGAGTGATCGTTAAGAATCCTCCCCGGCCGCTTATGGAGGATCTTGATGGGCTGCCGTTCCCGGCGCGTGATCTCCTCGGTGATTCAATGCTCTACATCCCTCCGCCGGCCACGTATAAGAGAAAGCCGGTAGCAGTGCTTATGACCTCGCGCGGCTGCAACCGGAAATGCATCTACTGCTTTCAGATAGACCGCCATCGGGAGCACGGCATCCGCTTTCGCAGTGTTGACAATGTGCTGAAAGAGATCGAGCATTGCCTTGCCATGGGATATAGAGAGATCAAGTTTATTGATGACACGCTTGCTGCTGACTATGACAGGGCCATGCAGATCGCGCGTGAGATAAAAAGACGAGGGCTTGATTTTACCTGGTTCGCCTCTGCCTGCGTGAACCAGGTGGATAAGCCGCTGCTTCAGGCATTCAGGGATGCAGGCTGCTGGGCCATTCTTTTTGGCGCAGAGAGCGGGGTCCAGAAGAACCTGAATACCATCAGGAAGGGCACGACCCTTGATCAGATACGCAAGGCAGTGAAGGCGGCACAGGAAGTTGGCATCAGGGTGAGCACGCCTTTCATGTTCGGCATTCCGGGAGAAACCTTTGAAGAGGGTCTTCAGACCATTGAATTTGCTCTTGATCTGAATCCTGACATTGCAAACTTTCATGCTATAACACCTTTTCCCGGCACAGAGCTCTATGACAATCTCGAACAATACGGTGCTATGTCAGACGAACTTTCCGACTTTACCTATCAGGGGGCTGCATTCATCCCTTTCACCATGTCCCGGGAAGAGATCCTGAAGCTCCGCCAGCTTGCATTCAAGCGATTTTATTCCCGCCCCTCATTTCTATTTAAGAGACTGCTTGAATTGAGAAATCCTCATGAGCTCATGATCGCT comes from the Nitrospirota bacterium genome and includes:
- a CDS encoding propionyl-CoA synthetase yields the protein MGRYEELFRKSIEDPEGFWGEAAEGISWYKKWDKVLDDSNKPFYRWFTGGQMNTCYNAVDRHVEGGRADQTAIIYDSPVTGAIQKFTYRELLDQVSRFAGALKTMGVTKGDTVIIYMPMIPQAAIAMLACARLGAIHSVVFGGFAPHELAIRIDDAKPRVIISASCGIEVKKIIEYKSMLNKAIELAEYKPEKCVIFQRPQVTAELIPGRDFDWDEIAAKAEPADCVPVMATDPLYILYTSGTTGKPKGIVRDNGGHAVALRWSMENIYDTKPGEVYWAASDVGWVVGHSYIVYAPLLAGCTTILYEGKPVGTPDPGAFWRVISEHGVKTLFTAPTAFRAIKRDDPQGEYLKKYDLSNFKYLFLAGERLDPDTYHWAHNLLHRPVVDHWWQTETGWPITANCMGIEQFPLKPGSSTKPVPGFDVQILDPSGKVLGPTEEGLVVVKLPLPPGTLPTLWQADERFLQSYTKVYPGYYFTSDGGFRDEDGYVFIMGRVDDVINVAGHRLSTGEMEEIISQHPDVAECAVFGVHDSLKGQVPFGLVVLKSGVKTDDSVMKKGLVGMIREKIGPIACFNEAAVVGRLPKTRSGKILRGTMRKIADGEPYSMPSTIEDPAVLGEIEETLRKAGYANKK
- a CDS encoding site-specific DNA-methyltransferase; translated protein: MSSTKANTKTVSAFLSQFTNRSGSAPLQQNSARPHIRTVCLHGHQIPQYINEFWTAKQRQASSIHEISYRACFKPQLPAFFIDLLTNKNDFVYDPFSGRGTTVIEAGILSRRIISNDINPLNQILAMPRFFVPRIEDIAERLNQIKFRKRIKSDLNLSMFYHPDTLTEILSLKQYLLKRKEDGSEDMTDRWIRMVATNRLTGHSSGFFSVYTFPPNQAITRHEQVRINKQRQQTPEYRDVKAIILKKTRTLLKNVTEEQKNSLNKAGNTALFLTKDAAATPEIGSKTVQLTVTSPPFLDIVTYSKDNWLRCWFNGMDAERIADGISTPKSITEWSIIMGRVFHELYRITRQDGWVAFEVGEVRKGTIRLDEYVVPLGIDAGFSCEGIVINMQEFTKTSNIWGVSNNTDGTNTNRIVLFHKR
- a CDS encoding FAD-dependent oxidoreductase; translated protein: MSAPLQKNECVVVLGAGLTGLSAGSVLARAGYGVKVVEADAAVGGLSRTIQHNGYRFDLGGHRFFTTDEGLNRFVRDLMQDELITVSRSSKIFMRDKFLDYPLRPANAFFGLGILTSLRILADFGLEKCRGLISQNKCVSLEDWVIRNFGRTMFDIYFKVYSEKVWGIDCSRISAEWVDRRINGLSLAKALKNAFFRVSGKKIPTLVDEFFYPKLGIGRISERLKDEIEVVNSVLLDTRVEAIHHDQNEISGIVVRHQEHTDVITGRQFISSLPLTQVINMLCPAPPQHILDAAARLRFRDLVVVALMVDKKRVTDQTWIYIPEEKIPFGRIHEPTNWSDMMAPEGKTLLVIEYFSFKGDRIWSDTDEHLVEVTLDHLETLGFLKSSDVCDSVVVRVPKAYPLFEVGYRELCEELYAYLGQFKNLHIAGRSGMFRYYNMDHAIESGIRAAETLINRGMASGVAAEDDVLLAGCEG
- a CDS encoding radical SAM protein — translated: MRCALVIPSWIPEEIFSSKTAASQINYWQPLGTLYVAAVLREAGHEVIFVNGAFTKHEQLLAEISSFNPAFVGIYSTTFGWNKAKRTAEDIRRILELSNRQVNSNGKNNPPSPPFSKGGKGGFGDVFICAGGPYPIALQEKCLDDAGDLFDAIVTGEGELTCLEIMQRLESGMGLQGVAGVVYREKGVIVKNPPRPLMEDLDGLPFPARDLLGDSMLYIPPPATYKRKPVAVLMTSRGCNRKCIYCFQIDRHREHGIRFRSVDNVLKEIEHCLAMGYREIKFIDDTLAADYDRAMQIAREIKRRGLDFTWFASACVNQVDKPLLQAFRDAGCWAILFGAESGVQKNLNTIRKGTTLDQIRKAVKAAQEVGIRVSTPFMFGIPGETFEEGLQTIEFALDLNPDIANFHAITPFPGTELYDNLEQYGAMSDELSDFTYQGAAFIPFTMSREEILKLRQLAFKRFYSRPSFLFKRLLELRNPHELMIALKSLRSLFHLWTKDDLFSRKKQGSAGQAAQE